The proteins below come from a single Dermatophilaceae bacterium Soc4.6 genomic window:
- a CDS encoding DMT family transporter, which translates to MSALLALLSSLVWGTSDFLGGLCAKRLPAIAVVGSSQIVGLLAMTVFVLAGHPLHGTAWIPYAVPAGLVGSLALCAFYVALSSGTMGVVAPIAASGAAVPVLLGVAFGDQPSALVWAGMAVAVLGTVLASGPDLRGGVSARPVGLAAVSAVGFGLVLFLIDRGADTSLVSTLWGMRLTSALVFAAVAARLRSVGGVRPRDLTWLLPIGLGDLGANALFAIAAGMGLVSVVGVLSSLYPVATILLARVVLQERLMRVQAVGVVVSLLGVVAIAAG; encoded by the coding sequence GTGTCAGCCCTGCTCGCCCTGCTCTCCTCGCTGGTCTGGGGGACCAGTGACTTCCTCGGCGGGCTCTGTGCGAAGCGGCTGCCGGCGATCGCGGTGGTCGGCTCGTCGCAGATCGTGGGCCTGCTCGCGATGACCGTCTTCGTGCTCGCCGGCCATCCCCTGCACGGCACGGCCTGGATCCCGTATGCCGTCCCGGCCGGCCTGGTCGGCTCCCTCGCCCTGTGCGCGTTCTACGTCGCGCTCTCCAGCGGCACGATGGGGGTCGTCGCGCCCATCGCCGCCAGCGGGGCGGCCGTGCCCGTCCTGCTGGGGGTCGCCTTCGGTGACCAGCCGAGTGCGCTGGTGTGGGCCGGGATGGCCGTCGCCGTGCTGGGGACCGTCCTGGCGAGCGGCCCGGACCTGCGCGGGGGGGTGTCCGCCCGCCCGGTCGGTCTGGCCGCCGTCTCGGCCGTGGGGTTCGGGCTGGTGCTGTTCCTCATCGACCGGGGGGCCGACACGTCGCTCGTGTCCACGCTGTGGGGCATGCGGCTGACCAGCGCCCTGGTCTTCGCCGCCGTCGCCGCGCGGCTGCGCAGCGTGGGCGGGGTGCGGCCGCGCGACCTGACCTGGCTGCTGCCGATCGGCCTCGGCGACCTCGGGGCGAACGCGCTCTTCGCGATCGCCGCCGGGATGGGCCTGGTGAGCGTGGTCGGTGTGCTCTCGTCGCTCTATCCCGTCGCGACGATCCTGCTGGCCCGCGTCGTGCTGCAGGAGCGGCTGATGCGGGTGCAGGCGGTGGGCGTGGTCGTGTCGCTGCTCGGCGTCGTCGCCATCGCGGCGGGGTGA